CGGCGGGGCGGGCATGGATGCGACCGCGGCGGTGATCGTGCACCACGAGCTGTCGAAGAGCGATCCAGGGTTTTGCTTGGCGTACCTGGCGCACGCGATGCTCTTCGTGAACAACTTTTTTTATGCGGCCAGCGATGCGCAGCGGGCGCGGTACTTGTCCAAAGTGATCTCGGGTGAGCACATCGGGGCGATGGGCATGACGGAGCCGGGAGCAGGCACGGACGTGCTGGGGATGCGCACGACGGCGAGGCCGCAAGGCGATGGGTTCGTGTTGAAGGGCCACAAGGCGCTCATCACGAACGCGGTCGATGCGGACGTGTTTCTCGTCTACGCGAAGGTTGAAGACAAGATCACGACGTTTGTCCTGGAACGAGGCATGCCGGGGCTTTCGACGGGCAACAAGACGCCGAAGATGGGCATGCGCGCCAGCACGCTCGGGGAAATCGTGATGGAGGACGTGTTCGTTCCGGCGGAAAACGTGCTGGGAACGGTGGGTGGGGGTGTGAAGAACATGATGCGCAACCTGGAGATCGAAAGGTTGACGCTGGCGGCGATGAGCTTGGGGATCGCGGATCGGTGCGTGGAGATCATGGTGCGGTACGCGACGGAGCGGGCGAGTTTTGGCAAGCCGATCGCGGAGCACGGGCAGATTCAGCGCTACATCGGCGACAGCTACGCGAAGACGGAAGCTGCACGAGCGCTCGTTTACACGGTGGCGCGTGAGGTTGGGCCGGACAAACGCAACCGCCTCGGGACGGATGCGGCGAAGCTTTTTGCGGCACCGGTGGGCAAGGAAGTTGCGGACAACGCGATGCAGGTGCTCGGGGGCTGGGGCTACTGCAACGAATACAAGGTGGAGCGGTTCCTGCGGGACGCGAAGCTTTTGGAGATCGGCGGCGGAACGCTGGAATCGCACCAGAAGAACCTGACGAAGGAGCTGACGCGTAAGTTTGCGGCTACGTAGGGTTTGAAGCCGGGCCTGGAGTTGCACGCTCGCTACGCGCGCGTGGGACGCGCGCATCGCGAGGCTAGTTTACGATGGGGGGGCCGAGGCTCGCCTCCCGGTGCTTTTGCTGCGCAAAAGCACGGCGAGGCTCGGCCCCCCCATACCCCCCGGGGTCGGACCGAAAGCTTGTCCAATCATTGGTGCTCAAACCTTCGTGAGCGCGTAGATGTCCACGTCCACGCCCGGACTGTAGAGCGCAAGCGGTTCTTCGTTCGATCGGGGGATGCCGGCTGCGGCGAGCATGCTCTCGTCCCACGACTCGACGCGCGCTTCGTGGAGCGGATACGGCACGTGGTGCACGCGTCCGATGGACAACCCCGATCTCGTTTGGGCGTACAGGATGTAGCGCTCGGCAAAGAAGTGCTCGCGCGTTCCGGGTTTGGCCGGACCCACCGCATCGCCAACGTGGTACTTGGCGCGAAATTCTGCGGGACGCGGGCCAGGAAAAAGCCTGCGGCTTTCGTAGTCGATGGTGCTGTCAGACTTGTCGAGGCGCATGGAGGCGCGGTGATACGGAAGCGCCCAACCCGTGCGCGCTACGACGACGGCAAGCGTCTTGGCAGCATCGAGGCTGAAGAACCACACGCCAGGATTCTGCCCGCGAAAGTGCACGTACGTGCGCACGTTGAGCTCGTGGAAGTGGGAGATGCCCGGGACCGACGGAGACCAACGCGGGGCAACGTCGCGCATCGTGAAGGGCACGACGCCAACCCAAGCCTTCCCTTCGAACGTGTCGACCGTGAGCTCTTTGGGGAGCAAACGTTCGAGTGCTTCTCGAGGCACTTCCCAATGGAGAAACAGGAGATCACGCCACCTTTGGAAACCAGCAGGACGGCCCGCTGGGCGTTCGGCAGGACAAAGACGATCCATCATCGAGGTTCGAACGTACCGCTTGACGCGCGGATGGGGAGGCTCGAAGCGAACGAATCGTGACACCTGAACAGGCGGAACAAGATGCCAAGAAGGGGACGCTGAAGCCGGTGTACCTCGTCGTGGGAGAAGAGCGGTTTCTGGCCGATCGCGTGGTGCATGCGCTGCGCGATGCGACGATGAAGGGCGGTATCGCGGGGTTCAACGAGGACAAGTTCACGGCGGGCGAAGCGACCGTGGATGCGGTGCTGTCGGCGGCGAAAATGGTGCCGATGATGGCCAAACGGCGGCTGGTCATGGTCAGGGCCATCGAAAAGTGGGAGGGACGGAAGTCCGAAGGGGAAGACGACGAAGACGAAGCGCCGGCGGCGAAGGGCGAAGGCAAACGGGGGGCGAAGGATGCAAGTCCGCTCGATGCGCTGGCCGAATACGCAAAAGCTCCGATTCCGAGCACGGTGCTGATCTTGTCGGCGACGAAGCTGCACGCGCAGCGCAAATTGATGACGCTGGCGAAGAAAGAAAACTTCATTGTTACGTGCGAGCCGGTTTCTCGAAAAGCTTTGCCGGATGTGGTGAAGTCGTTTGCCAAGGAACGAGGGCACGACATTTCGTTCGAAGTGGCGGACCATTTGGCGGAAATTGCGGGACCGGAATTGGGATACGTGGCGGACGCCATCGAGCGTTTGTCGCTCTTCGTGGGCGAGGGCAAACCCATTACGGACGATGCCGTGGCGACGATGGTGACGCGGGTTCGTTCGAGCACGGTGTGGGAGCTGCTCGACGCGCTGGCAAAAAGGCAGCTCGACAAAGCAATGGCGACGCTGGCCGACGTGGTGGACCCGCGCGAAGGAGGTCTGAAGTTATTGGGGACGGTGGCGTGGTCCGTCCGGCAGCTCGTGAAAATGGACGCAGCATTAAAAGCGGGGTCGCCTCCGGACGAGGCGGCAAAAGCTGCGGGCGTGCCCCCATTTCGCGCGCGGGACGTGCAAGCTACGTTGAAGTCGCTGCCGCGCGGGACGCTGAATACGTGGCTAGCATTATTGGCAGAGGCGGATCGAGCGCTGAAGAGCTCGCGCAGGCCGGCGCAAGCGATTTTGGAGACGATGGTGATATCGATGTGTCAGTGGAAGGGCTAACAGCCCGTTGATTTATCTGCTCACGCCCGAAATCGTCGGTCGACATCGCTCGAAATACTGCAGTATTCCTCGCTCAGTCGCCCTAGCTTTCGGGCGCTCGCGACGATAATTCAACGGGCTGCTAAGTCGCCTTTGCTTCGACGCCGGAAACGGCATCCGCGCTTTCGATGACGCCGTCTTGCGGAAGCGTCGGCATCCACTTGCCAAGCCGCTCGAACGCCGCGCAAATCTGATTGCGCGTGCGCTCCTTCAATGCGTCGAGGTCGCTCATCTCGAGCCCCTTCGTTTCGATGGGCTCGAGCACTTCGATGCGCGCTTGGCACTTCACGCCGAAGACCCACGAATTTTTCGGAATGGCGTGCCGAGTACCCGCTACCGCAACTGGCAAAATGGGATACCCCGTTTCAATGGCGAGACGAAATGCGCCGTCCTTGAACGGCATGATTTCCCCATCGCTCGATCGTGTGCCTTCGGGGAAAAGCATGACGCTCATGCCGCGGTCGAGGTACCACTTGCACCTCCCCATCGCGCTCTTGGCGCTCTCCTTTTCGCCGCGACGCAGACGCACGTCACCCGCCATGCTCATCATCCACCCGAGCCCCGGGACCTTGAAATTGGATTCCTTCGATACCCACTTCATTTCCCACGGCAAATAACTGATGGCCGGAATGTCCGCAATGGATTGGTGATTCGCGACGACGATGAACGGACCCGACCCGCGCGGCCTTTTCCATCCAGATATCTTGGCGCTCCAGAGCGGGTTGAACCGGATGAGCATGGTGCCGCATATGCGGAAAAACCTACCGACGATTTTTCGTACGCGGTCGAAAGGTGCGGTCAAGACAAACACGATCGCCACGAGAAACGTGGATAGGATCACGAGCGTTACGATTTCGAACCAGTTCCAAAGAGAGACGAGCTTGGCTTTCACGGTGGGTCGAACACGTGTACCCGAATGCGATCGAAATGGCAAGCTTCCGACGATAATGACGCAATGCGCACAGGCGTCAAAACACCGCGCGAGCGTGTCCGTGACCGATTCCTGACAAAGAGGCGATCGAAATGGCACAATCGAGACGTTGCTCGGGGCCGAGAAGTGATCTGGAGGGTGCCAAGCGTGTCCAGGGTCGAGTTTGCCTGATTTGCAAGGTCCGACTACCCCGCGTTCTCCCTTCTGCTACGCTCCGCGCGCCATGACGAATCAAGCGCATTCCTCTCTCACCGCCGTCGTCCTTGCTGCAGGCCAAGGAACGCGCATGAAAAGCGCTTTGCCGAAGGGTCTTCACGAGCTCTGCGGCCGGCCCATGATCGATTACGTCGTCGACGCAGCGCTCGCCGCAGGATGCGCGGACGTCGTGGTCGTCGTGGGGTACGGTCGAGACGAGCTTGCGGCGCATCTTTCGCGGACGTATGGCACACGCGTGCGTACGGCCGTGCAGGAAACGCAACGAGGCACGGGCGATGCAGTGCGCGCGGCCCTCGGTGCAATCGATGCCTCGACCGACCACGTGCTGATTCTCTGTGGCGATACGCCGCTCGTCGACGCTGCCGAATTGTCCCGTTTGCGTGCCGTTTGTCAAGGCAACATTCCGCTGGGAATGCTCACCGCAAAAACCGACGATCCCACGGGGTATGGCCGCGTGCTCCGCGATGCGACGGGTCGAATCATCGCGGTGCGCGAGCATCGGGATGCAACGGACGAAGAGCGGCGCATCAATGAAGTGAACGTGGGCGTGTACGTTTCTCGAACGACGTTTCTGCGCGAGGCCATCGCCAATCTTCAGCCGAACAACGCGCAAGGCGAGCTTTATTTGACGGACATCGTCGCACGCGCATCGACCGTGGAAGAAGTGGCGTCGGTGCGAGCCGAAAGCACGGCGGCGCTCGTGGGCGTCAACGACAGGGCGCAGCTTTCCGCGGCCGAAGAAGTGATGTATGCGCGCATTGCCGACAGTGCAAGGCGATCGGGTGTGACGGTGCGAGCAAGCGCGCGAATCGATGCGCGGGTGGTCATCGAGCCCGACGCCGTGATCGAACACCATGTGGTTTTACGCGGCAATACACATATCGGCGCGGGCGCGCGCATCGACGTGGGAAGTGTGCTCACGGACGTGAAGGTTGCCGCCGGAGCCACGGTAAAACCCTATTCCGTGTGCAGCTCGTCGAGCATCGGTGAAAATGCTCAAATTGGACCATTTTCCCATTTACGCCCGGACAGCCAAATCGAAGCGGACGCGCATATCGGCAATTTCGTCGAAACGAAAAAAACCATCGTCAGACGCGGCGCAAAGGCCAATCATTTGGCATATTTGGGCGATGGCGACATCGGCGAAGGCGCCAACGTGGGCGCGGGGACCATCTTCTGCAATTACGACGGCTTCAAAAAGCACAAAACCGAAATTGGCAAAGGTGCCTTCATCGGCAGTGATACGCAAATCGTTGCACCCGTGCGCATCGGCGTGGGCGCCTACGTGGCGACGGGAACGACGGTGACCAAAGACGTGCCCGACGATGCGCTCGCCATATCGCGTGTCAAGCAGGACAACAAAGAAGGATACGCATCGCGCCTCAAGGCACGACTGGCAGCAAGCTCAGCAAAAAAGACGGGCTCGAGCGACTAACGGCTCATTCGGCATCGGCGACGTCGACGTACGACGCGCCCAAGTCATTGATGTCGATGCGCGGCACCGAATGCCCCATGCGCACGCGCTTGGTCTCGAGGTACGCGCCGCTGTACGAGTTTATCCCGACGAGCGCTGGCGCTCGCCGCTCCACGTTGATCCCAAGCTCCCGAAGTGCTTGCACCTTGAGCGGGTTGTTCGTCATGAGCTCGATCGAACCCACGCCGAGATGTTCGAGCATGTGGACCGCGGGCGTGTATTCACGGGCATCGTCGGGCAGACCAAGGAGCCGATTGGCATCCACCGTGTCGTGACCTCGAGCTTGCAAACCGTACGCTCGAATCTTGTTCGACAAACCAATGCCTCGGCCT
This window of the Polyangiaceae bacterium genome carries:
- a CDS encoding acyl-CoA dehydrogenase family protein; this translates as MSDGVFDLENPTEEHRMLRQMVRTFARDVVEPQAEEHDRSGTLNVELFRRVGELGLHGITIPSEHGGAGMDATAAVIVHHELSKSDPGFCLAYLAHAMLFVNNFFYAASDAQRARYLSKVISGEHIGAMGMTEPGAGTDVLGMRTTARPQGDGFVLKGHKALITNAVDADVFLVYAKVEDKITTFVLERGMPGLSTGNKTPKMGMRASTLGEIVMEDVFVPAENVLGTVGGGVKNMMRNLEIERLTLAAMSLGIADRCVEIMVRYATERASFGKPIAEHGQIQRYIGDSYAKTEAARALVYTVAREVGPDKRNRLGTDAAKLFAAPVGKEVADNAMQVLGGWGYCNEYKVERFLRDAKLLEIGGGTLESHQKNLTKELTRKFAAT
- a CDS encoding DUF2071 domain-containing protein, encoding MDRLCPAERPAGRPAGFQRWRDLLFLHWEVPREALERLLPKELTVDTFEGKAWVGVVPFTMRDVAPRWSPSVPGISHFHELNVRTYVHFRGQNPGVWFFSLDAAKTLAVVVARTGWALPYHRASMRLDKSDSTIDYESRRLFPGPRPAEFRAKYHVGDAVGPAKPGTREHFFAERYILYAQTRSGLSIGRVHHVPYPLHEARVESWDESMLAAAGIPRSNEEPLALYSPGVDVDIYALTKV
- the holA gene encoding DNA polymerase III subunit delta, whose protein sequence is MTPEQAEQDAKKGTLKPVYLVVGEERFLADRVVHALRDATMKGGIAGFNEDKFTAGEATVDAVLSAAKMVPMMAKRRLVMVRAIEKWEGRKSEGEDDEDEAPAAKGEGKRGAKDASPLDALAEYAKAPIPSTVLILSATKLHAQRKLMTLAKKENFIVTCEPVSRKALPDVVKSFAKERGHDISFEVADHLAEIAGPELGYVADAIERLSLFVGEGKPITDDAVATMVTRVRSSTVWELLDALAKRQLDKAMATLADVVDPREGGLKLLGTVAWSVRQLVKMDAALKAGSPPDEAAKAAGVPPFRARDVQATLKSLPRGTLNTWLALLAEADRALKSSRRPAQAILETMVISMCQWKG
- a CDS encoding 1-acyl-sn-glycerol-3-phosphate acyltransferase, which gives rise to MKAKLVSLWNWFEIVTLVILSTFLVAIVFVLTAPFDRVRKIVGRFFRICGTMLIRFNPLWSAKISGWKRPRGSGPFIVVANHQSIADIPAISYLPWEMKWVSKESNFKVPGLGWMMSMAGDVRLRRGEKESAKSAMGRCKWYLDRGMSVMLFPEGTRSSDGEIMPFKDGAFRLAIETGYPILPVAVAGTRHAIPKNSWVFGVKCQARIEVLEPIETKGLEMSDLDALKERTRNQICAAFERLGKWMPTLPQDGVIESADAVSGVEAKAT
- the glmU gene encoding bifunctional UDP-N-acetylglucosamine diphosphorylase/glucosamine-1-phosphate N-acetyltransferase GlmU is translated as MTNQAHSSLTAVVLAAGQGTRMKSALPKGLHELCGRPMIDYVVDAALAAGCADVVVVVGYGRDELAAHLSRTYGTRVRTAVQETQRGTGDAVRAALGAIDASTDHVLILCGDTPLVDAAELSRLRAVCQGNIPLGMLTAKTDDPTGYGRVLRDATGRIIAVREHRDATDEERRINEVNVGVYVSRTTFLREAIANLQPNNAQGELYLTDIVARASTVEEVASVRAESTAALVGVNDRAQLSAAEEVMYARIADSARRSGVTVRASARIDARVVIEPDAVIEHHVVLRGNTHIGAGARIDVGSVLTDVKVAAGATVKPYSVCSSSSIGENAQIGPFSHLRPDSQIEADAHIGNFVETKKTIVRRGAKANHLAYLGDGDIGEGANVGAGTIFCNYDGFKKHKTEIGKGAFIGSDTQIVAPVRIGVGAYVATGTTVTKDVPDDALAISRVKQDNKEGYASRLKARLAASSAKKTGSSD
- the ribA gene encoding GTP cyclohydrolase II is translated as MHVPDTVIRPRLEILAQAPVPTAHGLFDMIVFRSGKQAEDSGLSPDHVALVMGEVRGRSSVFVRVHSECLTSEVFGSLKCDCKGQLDAAQAEIARRGHGVVVYLRQEGRGIGLSNKIRAYGLQARGHDTVDANRLLGLPDDAREYTPAVHMLEHLGVGSIELMTNNPLKVQALRELGINVERRAPALVGINSYSGAYLETKRVRMGHSVPRIDINDLGASYVDVADAE